The following are from one region of the Hemibagrus wyckioides isolate EC202008001 linkage group LG24, SWU_Hwy_1.0, whole genome shotgun sequence genome:
- the LOC131344837 gene encoding GTPase IMAP family member 9-like, with protein sequence MAAAEGAPAVQWPAKRTRRRSLLEPPTMSTSLRIIIFGSSGHQQFSLTESILQRAVFTGADPHTILTTKTSGEIPEKKVTLVNTPNLVNHDLFHYTLKKELKKAVCFSCPGPHAVLFTLNPSEIPSNVYDIYKPLVRYFGDQILKYTMIVLYHEEEELSESEDSMKENKQFKKLLEDCGQRYLVFSGMKNRSEGEMTRQLFEEIEKMVAEHGIFSNSEFEDADKRIRKEEKILQDHRKKEVSAMLEELKKKHSQEDLGRETERYEEKIRLENREKAEMQIAERLGFTLRLVDYAAAVGKGAFAGAVLAGAMGFPGMAVGAVVGAALGCLLGGAATAAWNIVSNALADFGRHAA encoded by the exons ATGGCAGCAGCTGAAG GTGCTCCGGCAGTTCAGTGGCCTGCCAAGCGGACACGCAGGAGAAGCCTTTTAGAACCGCCTACTA TGAGTACATCGTTGAGGATTATCATATTTGGAAGCTCTGGTCATCAGCAGTTCTCTCTGACCGAGTCGATCCTGCAGCGAGCGGTGTTTACCGGCGCTGATCCTCACACTATACTGACCACTAAAACTTCAGGAGAGATCCCTGAGAAAAAAGTGACTCTGGTCAACACCCCAAATCTCGTCAATCACGATTTATTTCACTATACGTTAAAAAAAGAGCTGAAGAAGGCGGTTTGTTTTTCCTGTCCAGGGCCACATGCTGTCCTGTTCACACTAAATCCATCAGAAATACCCTCAAATGTGTACGACATTTATAAACCGTTAGTGCGCTACTTTGGAGATCAAATCTTGAAATACACAATGATTGTTTTATACCATGAAGAAGAGGAGTTGAGCGAGTCAGAAGACAGTATGAAGGAAAATAAGCAGTTCAAAAAGCTTCTTGAGGACTGTGGCCAAAGATATCTGGTCTTCAGTGGAATGAAGAACAGGAGTGAGGGTGAAATGACAAGGCAGCTGTTTGAGGAAATAGAAAAGATGGTGGCAGAACATGGGATTTTTTCTAATTCGGAGTTTGAAGATGCTGATAAACGAAtcaggaaagaggaaaaaatcctCCAAGATCACAGAAAGAAGGAGGTCAGTGCAATGctggaggaactgaagaagAAGCATTCTCAGGAAGATCTGGGAAGAGAAACTGAGCGTTATGAAGAAAAGATCAGGTTAGAGAACAGGGAAAAGGCAGAGATGCAGATCGCAGAGAGACTCGGCTTCACTCTCAGACTTGTGGATTATGCAGCGGCTGTAGGAAAAGGAGCATTTGCAGGGGCGGTGTTAGCGGGGGCGATGGGGTTTCCGGGTATGGCTGTAGGAGCAGTAGTTGGTGCAGCACTCGGTTGTTTGTTAGGTGGTGCAGCTACAGCAGCTTGGAACATTGTCTCTAATGCTTTGGCAGATTTTGGTAGACATGCAGCTTAA